The DNA segment TATCAGCGAGAAGCTCAAAAACGAGATGAACAGGAGCACAGGCACCAGGTAGAGGAGCCTTCTTATGAAGTATTCTTTTAGCATGTTTTTTTCGCGGATATGATATATGGCGGATGTGGGTATGACGCCGCATAGTCCTTTTGACTGGAATGCTCCCTTAAAAATTTGTCATAATTCGTGAGGCTCTGCCATGAGGCGTCCGGAAAACCATGCTCCGCAACGATCGCTGTCACTTTGTCGGCGGTGTTTCCTTTACAGAGCGGTAGCGCATCTTTGATGTCCTGGTAGCATTCCTCAAAATAGGTCTCCGAATCCGGTTCGGGCTCTTTGTCAGCCTCGTTGAACCATAAGCCGTCGATCAGGACCAGAGTTCCGCCCGGCGAGAGGATTCTCCGGCACTCTTCAAGGAATTTTTCGGGATGGGGCAGGGTCCACATTAGATATTTGCTTATCACGAGATCGTATGCCCCGTCGTCAAGGGAGAGGTTTTCAGCGTCGCCCTGCATGAATTTTGCATCGATCCCGAGCTCTTCCGATCTTTTTGCGGCCTTCTTTATCATCTCTTCGGAGAGATCGATTCCTGTTGACGAATGTCCCATCTCCGCAAGGGCGAGGGCAAGGACGCCGGGGCCTGTCCCGATCTCGGCGACACGGATCGTCTTTCCTTCAGGGATATACTCCGACAGCGTCTTCTTCCAGACCTCCATCTCCTCTTTGATGAGATCCGAGAACTCCTCGTGATATGTCGTGCTGCGCCAGTTCCAGTAATCTGCGATCTTTTCCTTGCAGTTCATGATATCTTCACCGATGTAACCAGATATGGGGTGGCACAGTATTCACTGGCACTCGTGCAGTCGCATCTTCTCATATACTCCCCGTATTCGGGAAGGTACTTCCACGAGACATCCAAAAAGCCGTTTGTTCTCATGAGCCCTGAGATCTTTTCCGGGGTGTTGCCATGATAAAGCGGAATGCAGTCCCTGATCTCGTCCGGACAGTCCTCCGAATCCGGCTCTCCGGGCCTGAACCACTGCCCGTCTATCGAGATAATTCTTCCACCGGGAACAATCACTCTCCTGCATTCGCGGAAAAAGAGGTCATGGTCAGTAAGCGTCCACAACAGGTGCATGTTTATGATAATATCGAACGAGTTGTCGTCAAAGGGGAGTTTCTCCGCGTCGCCGTGTGAAAAGTCGATTTTAAGGCCGCGTTTATCAGCCTCCGCACCCGCCCGGCCGAGCATTTCTTCCGAAAGATCAACGGCGGAAACTTTGCAGCCCATTTCCGCAAATGTAAACGCCTGGATGCCGTGGCCTGTTCCGATATCGAGGACTCGGATATTCTCCGTATCCTCCGGCAGGAACCCGGTCAGGTATCCCTTCATCATGGCGATCTCCTCCCCGATGGAGTCTCGAAACATCTTCCTGTATTCCGGACTTCTGCCGTTCCAGTAATCATGAACTTTGGTCTTTTTGTCTGTCATTTTGCACGGGTTCCTTTTGAATATTGATTGTCAGGGAATTATTCGCATTACAGCGTTGCTTCCTTCATGTGGGTGCCCTTTCGGTGTCTATCGGTAATACGAATCTCCAGGTATTCGGATTTATGAATAATATGTTTGCGTATTGATATATTATGTCTTATCTGGGTTAAAAGTAATACTATTTTTTAGTAGAAGAAGTAAAATATTTCATACTGGTTCTGGTGATTGATTTATATGAAAGAAGGATATTCTAAACGTTTTTTGTGTTTGAGTCTGTTTCTGTCTGCTTTTATAATCGTGGCACTGCTATGTGCCGGGTGCACAGGCAATTCAAATGGCGGCAGGGATGAAAAAGTTCTTCGTGTCGTCTCGTATATCGGCCCGGACACGAGCGGAAGTCTTGATCCTGCCCTGAAATGGGAGGGCTGGTATGTCCGCCAGGCCGGATTGTATGAATCGCTGTTTTATTTTGACACCGACATGAATCTTCAGCCCGAGCTTGCAACAGGCTACAGGCAGTTGAGCGATACCGAATGGGAGGTTACGCTCCGCGACGATGTATACTTCCATGATGGGACGAAGATGGATGCCGATGCGGTTGTCTATTCCATAAACCGAGTTCTTGACCCGTCGAACAGCAGGTCCGAGGAATATTCTTTTGTCGACAACATCAGGAAGACGGACGACTATACGATTGTAATAACGACGAAAGAGCCTTATGCACCAGCCGTATACCCGTTCGCAGATCCGGTGATGTCGATCGTGAGTCCTTCGGCTGAAAACCTCGAGAAGGAACCCGTGGGTACAGGGCCGTATAAGTTTGTGTCATTTGAACCCGGTTCGTCGATGGATCTCGTAGCAAACGAGAACTACCGGGGCGGCAGGCCTAATCTCGATAAGGTGAAAATGATCTACAATACCGACCCGGCCACGCGTTCGCTTATGATTCTCTCGGGAGACGTGGATATTTCCTGGAATTTCCTTGCCAGCGATTACGTGGCGTTGAATGCCGATCCGGATATCCAGAACATATCACCCAAAGTAGGAACCCGTACAGAGTTTCTGTTCGTAAACGGCAACAAAAAGCCGTTTGATGACTTCCGTGTCCGCCAGGCGATTTCGTATGCTCTCGACCGCAGGGAGATCGCGGATACGGCGCTGGAGGGAATCGGCGGCGTTCCCGCAACAGGCATTTTTTCATCCGTCATCCCGTGGAGCGCTTATGATGAACTGCCATCCTATGACAACGATACGGAGAAAGCTCTCAAATTGTTTGCAGAGGCAGGAATAACACAGGGAGGAGACGGCAAACTGTATTACAACGGCGAACCATTCAGTATTGAAATCGCTACCAGTACAAAGGGTCCGACTTTCGTTCCGGTTTCGGAAGTCGCAGCCGCACAGCTGGAAAAGATCGGAATAACGACCTCCGTCAATGTAATGGATTATAGTGCTCTTGCATCGGAATGCAGGAACGGAAATTACGATCTCTCTACTGTGGCATGGGTTACAGCACCTGAGGGAGATCCTGACTATTTCCTCTCGCTCCAGTACCTCTCTACAGGCTCATATGCGGCATGGACCGGGTATTCCAACCCTGAGGTCGACGATATGATTGTTGAAGCACGCACTATCTTCGACAAGGATGAAAGATATGCGGTTTATAATGAGATTCAGCGGATTGTCCAGGACGATATGCCACTGATTCCCCTGGCGTATATCACCAACAATTTTGCTTTGAAAAATAATGTAAAAGGATTTGAGATCTATCCCAACGAGCTGACTGTAATTACATCCGAAATCGACCTGACCTGACTGCGGGTGAAGGATGAATAATCCCGTCCTGCAAATTTCAGAAAACAACCGGGGACAAAAAATGGAGAAAGACAAAATAATGGAATACTGGGACCACAGGAGTTCCGAGTATCACAGGGAATATGCTGACAAGATGGATGAGGAGATGGAGATCTGGAGATCGATCTTTTCGGGGATACTGCCAGGGGGAGAGAGGATTCGTGCCGTGGAGGTGGGAACCGGTCCGGGCATACTTGCCATATCCCTTGCATCCATGGGCCACAATGTAACCGGTGTGGATCTTTCGGAAAAAATGCTCGAGAGAGCGGCTGAAAACGCCCGGGCGAAGAAAGTGGACATCCTCCTGAAGAAGGGTGATGCAGAGAATATACCCCTTGATGACGGGAAGTACGATTTAATCCTGAGCAAGTACCTGCTATGGACCCTCCCCGATCCGGACAGATATATGAACGAGTGCAACAGGCTGCTGAAGAGCGGCGGCCTTATGGTGATAATAGACGGCTCGTGGTTCCAGAACCGGGACGGGACGGATAAGAAGAGCAGGCACACAAGGTTTGATGAGTTTTACGGCGATATCAAACCGAATCTGCCGATGGCAAAGCACAATACGCCGGAGAGGATAAAGGTTCTCGCCGAATCTCACGGCTTCGGTGAGGTGTCATGGTCTTTTCTCGACGATTATGATGCGTTCCTCGAACGAAACGATCCCGAGGGCCACGCCGCCGGGTATATCCAGCCCCCTCACATGGTCGTGGCGAAGAAGACGGAAGCGTGACTACCCGCTGAATATAAAAAATATTTAAACACTTTTTTAAAATTTCACTTTGTCATCATTTTTCAGGATTCAAAAAAAGCAGGGTTATAAGGGTCGGCCTGCAGGCCCGGTTCCGTTATACAGCCGCAATATCCTTCGTCACGAACGTGTAGTCGTTCGGGTAGATCTGGAATCCGGTTACATCCGACCTGGTCGCGTCGTTTTCGACTGCATAGAAGACGAAGATCATCGGTGCGTCCTCCATGACCCGGACCTGAACGTCGTCATATAATTCGGCTCTTTTGTCCTCGTCGAATGTTGCACGTGCCTCGAGAATCCACTCGTCTACCTGCGGGTTGGAGTAGTTGAGCCATGTCGATGCGTAAGTTCCGGTCGAAAGGCAGTGGCCCGAGAGGAAGTAGTCCGGGTCGCCGGTTGGGGCAGTATTCCATGTGTAGAGTGCCATATCGTAATCGCCCGACTTGACGTCGGCCTTGATTGCACTTGAATCGGCAATTTTTGTAACCACATCAATTCCGATCTTCTCCCACTGTGCCGCTATGACTTCGAGAGTCGCCGGAAGTGCCGCACGGTTGGGATATGTCTGGATCTCGACTGAGAAGGGTTCGCCGTTATAGTAGAGTTTTCCGTCTACGCCCTGCGTTATTCCTGCTTCTGCAAAGAGTTGGAGGGCCTTTTCCGGATTGTAATCATACTGTTCGACCATGTCGTTGGCATTCCAGGGCATGGTGTTCGTGAACATCGCCTCCGCCGGGCTTCCCGCTACACCTTCAAGTGCGGTGTCCACGATCTCCTGCCGGTCGGTGGCATAATAGAACGCCTGGCGGACCCTTGCATCGTCGAACGGAGCCTTGTGGCCGTTTATATAGATGAAGTAGGCACGAAGTGTCTCCTTGGAAAATACATCCGTGTCGGGGGACGACTCGAGGGCGGCATATTCGCTCGGGAGGATGTCCTTTGCGATATCGGCATCGCCAGATTTGAGCATGAGGGTTCTTGTCGCCGCATCCGAGTTGTAGGACATGTAGAGGTTTTTGTTAAGCACATCCCCCTTCCAGTAGTTTTCGTTTGCCACCAGGTCTATGGATGCCCCGGGTTCGTACGAGACGAACGCGTAGGGTCCGGTTCCGTCGGGCTGCGTGTCGACGTCAGCGATGTTCGGGCTGACGATCGACATTATCGGATCGATAAGTGAGGCGATGAGCGGTGCATAGGGCTCGGTAGTTTCGATCTCGATCGTATAGTCGCCGGTTTTTCTGATCTCTTTGATGAAGTCATACTCGTACGACCTGTCGTTCGACGGATCGAGGACCCTGTTGAGCGAGAAGATTACTGCGTCGGCGTCCATCTTCGTCCCGTCGTGGAAGTATACGTCGTCGCGGAGCGTGATCTCCCAGACAGTATCGTTGACATGCGTGTAGCCTGTCGCAAGTTCGGGCTTGATCTCCATGTTTTCGTCGCCGTAGAAGAGTGTTTCATAAATGCCGGCCTGTTTTACGTACCAGCCTTCCCAACCGTTTGCGGGATCGAGGCTTCCTCCGGTATCAGGCCCGAAGTTCATGACGATCGAAAGGGAGGACTTGTTATCCCCGCCGGACTGCGTACATCCTGCCGAAAGCAAAAATGCGGATAATACCAGTATCGATGCGAATAGTATTCGTTTGTTTGGGTTCAGACGTTTAATCATAAAAATGCCCATCAGTTAGTAGATAATTATTAATGAGTAATATTGTTTAAATTATGTTTTTTGCTTTATCGGAATTTTTAGATGTAATGAAAAAAAGAATTATTAATTTTAAGGCGGGGCTTTTAAGGCTCTTTTATATATTCTCCCCGGCCGCATCATCGCGGCTGTTCAAAAACACAATCCCGAGCAGGAGGAAAACCCCTGTTGAGACTCCTGCATAACCGGTGATACCGATATTCCTAAGATTCATATCTGAAAGAGCGACGCCGATGAATCCTGCCAGGCTCAGTATTCCGCTGATTATCATGAGGGCCCGGGTTGCATTCTCAAGTCTGCCTTTACTGAAAACAAACGAGGCACAGAGCATTGAGAGAGCGGAAAAGAGGTCCCATGCGAGGATGTCCAGTGCATAGGTGACCGAAGGCCACACGAAGGAGAAGAACTGCGAAGCCCAGGGAAACCCGTCAGCGACAAGCGACCTGCTTACCGTGAGAATCACGAAATGGACGCTGCAGGTAATTGCTGCCATTATACTCATGAACACAACTGCCGAAAGGCTGTATATCCTGTTTTTTGGGAGGATTTGTAATGTACAAAGACCATGACGAAGACCATTAAAGGTGCAATCACAACTATCAGCAGTTCAAGGACTGTAAAGTACGGGTCCCCGATTGGGTCTCCAGGAGACTTGAGAGACAGAAACCCAAGGATTAGCGTAAAAAGATATGCTGTCAGGAGTAAACAGACGAAAAATGCTGCAGCACTTCCAAACATCCTCTGTTTTTGTGTAAATTCTTATTATCATTGCTGTTCCTATTGCCGGTTATGCTCTGGTATATGATTCAAATGCAGATCCGCAGACAACTACAGATGTTCTTTTAAAACAGGAAAACGGAACATACCTGGAGGTTATCCATGTTGTTGTCGGTGGAGGGTCGGAAGAGGAAATCGGTTATGAACTGGGAAATATCGGTATCAGTGAATTCGATTCATTCCTGATGCCATTTGATGATCCTTCATACGGAGAGGAAAAAGAAGAGTACATCAAAAATTATGACAGTGTTTTGTACGAACGTCTGCGGGGGTAAAGCGGGCATATCAGCTTAGTGAAGACAATTATAGTTATGATGCCAGTTTCCCGATATACGTAACACTTTATTCTTCGTGTTCCGCTCTTTATTTCCCTCCTTCCTCAACGCAGGACGGTCATGCAATTGTAGGCAGGAATATGGAATGGGATTATAACCCCGGTTTAGATCCATTTACCGGTATTGATGATGGAAACTTCGAAGATACAATCGTCGAAGAAATGGGGACACTTGTACATGTTGTAGAGATATATCCTGACGAAGGATATGCCACTCTGGTATTGGGGACAATGGACCTCCTCAACGGTGTCGTTGACGGAATAAATGAAAAAGGACTTTACGTTGCGACTCTTCAGGACGGAGATACTTATAATGATCCTTTTTCTGACCTTGCCGGGTCGACGAGTACAGGACTGAATTTTATGCAGGTGCTTAGATCAGTCCTTGAGCATTGTGCAACGGTTTATGAGGCAAAACAGAAGTTGTCAGAGACAGAGATTTTTATTCCTTATATGGGTCAGCACTTTCTTATATGCGACGATTCAGGAGACGCGACAATCGTAGAGTTTGATAACGAAACACGTGAGATGATTTTTATTGATTACCGGGACACTCCGGTTCCTCTAACCAACTATGCCGTTCACCTCAGCCCTGACGTCAGCGTGTGCGAACCGGAAAATCCCGATGACCCGCATGACGATTACCTGAGAAGTGCAAAACTTCACGACTATATTTCCGGTCATGAAGGTGAGTTCACGGAAGACGATGCCTGGGGGGAAATGAAGGAAGTCGAGGCAAATGTTGATGCAGGTAACGAAACTGTTGACAGGCTTTTGTGGAGGGTTTTAACAGACCTTACCAACAGGACAATGACTGTTAAATTTTTCATGAAAGACGGCCCGATAAATAACCAGACGCTTAAAACCCGTGACCTTGTTCTTTCAAAGCCTTTTACCTTCAGTCTGGAAAGATAAGAGAGGAGTGTTTTGTACAGATGAGACAGGACAAAATCCCTGTTTTTTTAATTTTAACCGGTACCTGATGTAAATTCAGATAATTGATCAAAAAAGCGGATTAATTATTTTTTGGCAGTTCCTTTGCAAAATAATGATAATTATACCCTGTGTAAATTTTTTCAGAAATAAATCAGGAGTCAGGAGTTAATTAGTCTGATTGTCCGGGGAATTCAGAGTCCGTTCCCAAAATCATAGAGTCTGGAATTTCAGGATTTCTCGACCTGAAAAAAAGAGTGGAAATTATAGGGTAAATTTTTCAGAGAACTTGTCTGAATAATCTTTGAACTCTTCTCTTCTCATCTCTTTAAAGGTCCCCTTATCAAGAACAGCGATTCTGTCACACATAATCATCATGACCTCAGGGTCGTGCGAGATGAAAATGCAGGCAGTTTTATTCTCCTTCTGCAGCGATTTCATAAGGTTTAACACCTGTGCCTGGACCGACATGTCAAGCATCGAAGTGGGCTCGTCGGCAATTATAAGTTTTGGTGAGAGCGAGTATATTTTGACCATCATTGCACGCTGTATCTCTCCGCCGGAAAGCTGAGCGGGATAGCTGTAGAACTGCTCAGGCCTTAGTGCAACGGCTTTTATCAGGGGCTGAAGATTTTGAAAAACTTCTTTTTTCTCTTTTTTGAAATGGTAGCATACCGGTTCCGTGACGCTGTCGATTACTCTCATCTTCGGGTCGAAAGACATCTCCGGGTGCTGAAAGATCATCTGCATAAGAGTCCTTTCAGGACCATATTCCTTTTTGGAAAGGGTTTTCAGGTTCTTTCCGTTGAATTCCACCTCGCCCCTGTAATGCATGTCCAGACCTATGATGCACCTTCCCAGAGTTGATTTGCCTGACCCGCTCATCCCGAATATGCCGAGCGTCTCGCCGCTGTCAAGTGTAAAATTTACGTCGCGGAATATATCCCCGTGTCCGAATGTTTTGAAAAGGTTTTTTACTCTGAGAACCTGTGGCATCTTACTGACCTCCCGTAGTTTTCAGGTTTATCACAGACTTTGTAATGGTAAAGGTCAGGATGCCTAATTTTACCCTTTTCGCAGCTGCAGCTACACGGGCACCTTTCATAGAAATAGCAGCCCTTAGGAAGACTGGCAAATCCGGGACAGATTCCGGGCATCGCCTCCATTCCGTTCTTAGGAAGTGCTGCTATAAGCCCTTTGGTGTAAGGATGTTTCGGGTCTTTGAATACGTCATGGCAACTGCCGAATTCAATGATTTCTCCGGAATAAAGGACTCCCACATAGTCTCCTACAGTCTGAGCAAGCTCAAGGTCGTGCGTAATCATAAGAATAGAGTCACTGTGGTTTTTCTTAAGGCTGAGGAAAAGGTCGATGGTCGATTTCCTTGCGGCGTAGTCAAGTCCTTTGGTTGGTTCGTCTGCAACCATGAACCTGGGTTTTGACGCCATTGCAATTCCAGTTGCAACCCTCTGCCGCATTCCGCCTGAAAGTTCGTGCGGGTATGATTCGGCAACCGTGTCGGGGTCGGAAAATCCCAGTCCTGAAAGTATTGTTTTGATCTCTTTGTCATGCATTTCGGCAGGAATTTTTCTGACATATTCCAGGACTTCTGAGATCTGCCTTTTGCACTTCATCAGGGGGTCAAGTGAGCCCGTGGGGTTCTGCGGTATAAGCGAGATTTCATTGCCTCTTAACCGTGAAAAGTCCTTTTCAGGGAGAAAAAGTATCTCTTCTCCCAGATATTTTATGCTCCCTGAAATGCCCGCACTCTGCGGCAGGATATGGAGGACAGCCTGTCCTATCACCGATTTTCCTGATCCGGTTTCTCCTACGAGGACGCACACTTCCCCTTTCCGGATTTTGAAACTGATATTCTGCGACGCCCTGATACTGCCCCTGTTCGTATGAAAAGTGACGTTTAAACCTGAAACCTCCAGGATATAATCCTGTTTTGAAGAAAGGTTTTTCATAGTGACCCCTCCCCGTCGGACTTTGTGTCGGTGATGTCGCGTATTCCTTCCCCCGCCATATTGAAGAGAAGGGTTATTATTGTAATCGCGATTCCGGGGACGATTACGTTCAGGGGAGCTATTCTCATGTAGGAGAGTCCTGAGTTTATCATAGAACCCCATTCCGGAACAGAAGGCGGAATTCCCATACCGAGAAACGAAAGAGTAGAGACAGTAAGTATGGTATGGCCTATGTCAAGTGTTGCGAGGACGACTACGGGCATTATGCAGTTCGGAATTATATGCCTTAAAAGTATCCTGCTCCCGGAAAATCCGGAGGCACGTGCCGAAAGGACATACTCCTGGTTTTTCTCGTAAAGCACCTGACCTCTCATAATACGAGCCAGAGACGCCCACTGGACGACTGCAAGCATGAGGATCATGTTAAAAACCCCCGGTCCAATAAGGGTTATAAGTGCAAGTGCGAGAATTATCGACGGGAATGCGAGGAATACGTCAATCACCCTTGCGACGATGTTGTCGACACGGCCACCCATATAGCCGGAATAGCTTCCTACGGAAACACCTATGACAAAGGAGAATACTATTGTCGTAAGCGCTATTGTCATGGAAGTCTGCAGACCGCAGACAACGCGGCTGAACAGGTCACGTCCAAGGTAATCGGTCCCGAGCAGGTGATTCGCTGACGGTCCCTGGTTTTTCCCGTAAAGGTTTAGGGAATTCGGGTCATGGGGGGCAAGGTAAGGGGCTATGACACTTAGTACAAGTACAATTCCTATCAGGACAAAAACCGCCTGAAGTCCGGGTCTCTTCTTAAGCCTGAGGTACCAGTCGGACTTTTTTGCTTCGCTGAAATATCCTGTGGAATTTTGGCTGTTCTTTTTGAATATGCTCCTGTATTCATTCATAGGTTATCCTCGGGTCTATCAGGTGGTATAAAATGTCAATCACGAAGTTTACAATCAGGAACATGAAGACTATAACCATGATTGTGCTTTCAATCAAAACCGTATCGCGTGCGGATATGGCCTTCATCAGGAGGGCTCCGACACCGGGCCATGCAAATATCGTCTCTATTACAACGGAGCCTGCCAGAAGCGCACCGTAAGACATTCCTATTACGGTTAAAACGGGAAGAATGGCGTTTTTGCATGCATGGCTGAATATTACCCTGTTGGCAGGAAGGCCCTTGGCACGTGCGAATATGACAAAAGGTTTGTCGACTGTCTCAAGCATGCTTGTCCGCATGATTCTTGCGACTGACGCCATTGTATGAAGACCGAGCGCTATTGCGGGAAGGATGATGTACTGTACTCCGCCATATCCTGCAACAGGAGTCAGTTTGAGCCATATGCTGAATACCAGGATAAGCATGACGGCAACCCAGAATCCGGGCATTGAAACAGAAAATACCGTTATGAGCCTGATTATGTGATCGCTTATCCTGTTATGGTGAACGGCGGAATATATTCCAAAAAAAAGCCCGAATATTATTGCGAAGACCATTGAAAATGTCGTAAGGATTACTGTCGGCGGAACGGAGAGGGCGAGAAGTTTTGTTACTGGTTTGTTGAACAGTATGGAATCACCTAAGTTTCCGTGAAAAATTCCGGTAATCCAGTTGGTGTACTGCTCAAGCAGCGGTTTGTTCAGGTCGAAACGGTCTGCAACTTCTGCGACCATTTCAGGCGGTGCCGCTTCATCAAACCCTATAAAAAGGTGTTTTGTCAAAACTTCCGCAGACTCTCCAGGAATTGCATTTACTACGACAAATGTGAAAACAGACGCTATCAGGAGCGTAAGGATAAGATAGCCTGTTCTCTTCATTATATAGTAATGCATTATTCACCCGCGTTTTACTCCTGAAATCAGATAATAACTCCATGAAGTGTTTAGTTTCTGGTACCATTTCAGGCGCTTCTTCTGGTTTTCACGGATATGAAGAAGGCTTTTCACGGATATGTCCTCTAACCCGGCTTCAGAGAAATATTCCCCTGCCTTTTCTTCAGGGACGCCTTTGAGGTTTGGAAGCGACATGCTGAGTTCATCGCTGTATTTGCTCTCCCCGTGAGGATGTTTTTCAACGATTCTGGCAACAGTCAGGCTGGTTTCTCTTTTCAGTTTTGTACTTAGGGAACCGTCGTCCCAGAGGCCGTCGATAACGAGTACCTTTCCTTTCGGCCTTATGACCCTGCACCAGTTGTCAAGGGCTTCTTTAGGGTTTGGAAGAGTCCAGAGAAGGTGCCTGTTGACGACGCAGTCAAATGTGTTGTCGCTAAAAGGGGGTCTTTCTGCATCGCCTTTTTGGAATATCATCGAAAGAGAGGAGTTTTGGGCCTTTTTTCTCCCGATATCCATCATACTTTCTGATATGTCAAGTCCGGTCACGTTGTGTCCCATCTCCGAGAGGATAAGCCCCATTGCACCGGTCCCGCATCCCACATCGAGGATGTCGAGCGGTCTGTCCTTTACGGGAAGGACCGCCCTGAAAGCTTCAATCCAGAGCTTTTTCTCCTCTGTTGTCTGTACTCCGTGGGATACAAGCGAATCGTAATAATCCGCTTCTGCACTCCATGAATCAGCTATCTCTGATTTCAGTGATTCTTCGTCCATAGTTCTGCCGTTAAAAAAAAGGTTTATGACGAGATTGTCATAAACGGGTCAATTCTGTAGTCATGAGCTGTCGGGTCAAACCGGTATCCTTTAACATCGTCGTTCATGACGATGGCGACACCGTAGTAGGCGATGTTTATCGTCGGGAGGTCGTCGTAGACGATAGCTTCAATCTTGCGGAAGTGATCATAGCGTTCGTTAAGGTCGCTTATGTAATGGCCTTCTTCTATCATCCTGTCAACTGCAGGGTTACTGTACCCGGCTTTGTTGGAAGTCCCGTTTGTAGTGTACCAGCTTTTAAGGACATATTCCGGGTCTGGAACCATTGCGAGGTTGGTCGCGGAAAGGTACAGGTCCCAGTCGTCACCCATGACCGAGTCAAGGGCGCTGTTTTCCATCGAATTTTCCTCGACTTCAAACCCGACTTCTCTCAGGTTTGCGGCGATTGCTTCAAGCATCGGGGGAAGTCCCGGGCGTTCAGTATAGGTGAAGATTTTTATTTTGAGTTTTTCTCCGTTTTTGTCAAGCACACCGTCTCCGTCCGAGTCTGTCCATCCCGATTTTGCAAGGTACTCCTTTGCCAGTTCGGGGTCATACGGGTACGGCTTGAGGTCTTTGTTCGACCACTTCATTGAAGGAAGGAATACTCCTCCTGCCGAGGTTCCGACACCGTATAGGACGTTATTGACTATTCCGTCCCTGTCGATTGCGTATGAAATCGCCTTTCTTAAATTTTTGTCGGCCATCGTGTCGTGGTCGAGGTTTGCATCAAGTTTGTACAGCCTTGGTGTGCTGTAGATTTCTACGTGGATGCCTTCCGTGTCATTGAGGCGTCCGACTTCACTGTAAGGCGGGTCGCAGGTAAAATC comes from the Methanomicrobium sp. W14 genome and includes:
- a CDS encoding ABC transporter ATP-binding protein, whose product is MKNLSSKQDYILEVSGLNVTFHTNRGSIRASQNISFKIRKGEVCVLVGETGSGKSVIGQAVLHILPQSAGISGSIKYLGEEILFLPEKDFSRLRGNEISLIPQNPTGSLDPLMKCKRQISEVLEYVRKIPAEMHDKEIKTILSGLGFSDPDTVAESYPHELSGGMRQRVATGIAMASKPRFMVADEPTKGLDYAARKSTIDLFLSLKKNHSDSILMITHDLELAQTVGDYVGVLYSGEIIEFGSCHDVFKDPKHPYTKGLIAALPKNGMEAMPGICPGFASLPKGCYFYERCPCSCSCEKGKIRHPDLYHYKVCDKPENYGRSVRCHRFSE
- a CDS encoding ABC transporter permease, with protein sequence MHYYIMKRTGYLILTLLIASVFTFVVVNAIPGESAEVLTKHLFIGFDEAAPPEMVAEVADRFDLNKPLLEQYTNWITGIFHGNLGDSILFNKPVTKLLALSVPPTVILTTFSMVFAIIFGLFFGIYSAVHHNRISDHIIRLITVFSVSMPGFWVAVMLILVFSIWLKLTPVAGYGGVQYIILPAIALGLHTMASVARIMRTSMLETVDKPFVIFARAKGLPANRVIFSHACKNAILPVLTVIGMSYGALLAGSVVIETIFAWPGVGALLMKAISARDTVLIESTIMVIVFMFLIVNFVIDILYHLIDPRITYE
- a CDS encoding class I SAM-dependent methyltransferase, with protein sequence MDEESLKSEIADSWSAEADYYDSLVSHGVQTTEEKKLWIEAFRAVLPVKDRPLDILDVGCGTGAMGLILSEMGHNVTGLDISESMMDIGRKKAQNSSLSMIFQKGDAERPPFSDNTFDCVVNRHLLWTLPNPKEALDNWCRVIRPKGKVLVIDGLWDDGSLSTKLKRETSLTVARIVEKHPHGESKYSDELSMSLPNLKGVPEEKAGEYFSEAGLEDISVKSLLHIRENQKKRLKWYQKLNTSWSYYLISGVKRG
- a CDS encoding ABC transporter permease; its protein translation is MNEYRSIFKKNSQNSTGYFSEAKKSDWYLRLKKRPGLQAVFVLIGIVLVLSVIAPYLAPHDPNSLNLYGKNQGPSANHLLGTDYLGRDLFSRVVCGLQTSMTIALTTIVFSFVIGVSVGSYSGYMGGRVDNIVARVIDVFLAFPSIILALALITLIGPGVFNMILMLAVVQWASLARIMRGQVLYEKNQEYVLSARASGFSGSRILLRHIIPNCIMPVVVLATLDIGHTILTVSTLSFLGMGIPPSVPEWGSMINSGLSYMRIAPLNVIVPGIAITIITLLFNMAGEGIRDITDTKSDGEGSL
- a CDS encoding ABC transporter substrate-binding protein, yielding MRKNTKYSCLILVTAILIACLFISGCTSTTQTNNSSDEKVLRVGDLWTVSSINPGDGHDGGTFVTEKAIVTETLVGANDNFELVPNLAESWEQINDTVWEFKLKKGVKFHNGKEMRAEDVVASLDDTIRLSPSTAMLMSYDHSEAVDNYTVRIYTTELNPLVPGVLHYPDTAIVSQDSYDKDGNFIKPIGTGPMKVESYDEQTGELVVVKNDDWWGGEPGIDKMVLKGYESPETRAMLIENGDVDFTCDPPYSEVGRLNDTEGIHVEIYSTPRLYKLDANLDHDTMADKNLRKAISYAIDRDGIVNNVLYGVGTSAGGVFLPSMKWSNKDLKPYPYDPELAKEYLAKSGWTDSDGDGVLDKNGEKLKIKIFTYTERPGLPPMLEAIAANLREVGFEVEENSMENSALDSVMGDDWDLYLSATNLAMVPDPEYVLKSWYTTNGTSNKAGYSNPAVDRMIEEGHYISDLNERYDHFRKIEAIVYDDLPTINIAYYGVAIVMNDDVKGYRFDPTAHDYRIDPFMTISS